The genomic interval ATGGTCGCGCGCGCCATGAACTATCGCAATCTTCTGGATCCGCAGACGGGTTGGATTCGTCCGCGATTCGCCGACGGATCGTGGCTCGAACCCTTTCACCCCGAACTGGGATATGGATTCCAGGAGGGCACCTCCTGGCAGTACTCCTGGCTGGCGATGCAGGACTTGCGGGGGCTGTTCGATCGGATGGGTGGCGATTCCGTAGTGCGGGATCGGCTCGACACGCTGCTGGCGTTTCCGGCAACCGCAACGGTGCCGGTTCTGCCTGCGAAGGCGCAGAACCAGGCGACGGTCTTCGGCATTGCCTATTACGGCAATCAGTACGCGCCGGGCAACGAACACGATCTGGAGGCGCCGTTCCTCTATAACTACGCGGGCGCGCCGTGGAAGACGCAGGCGTCCGCGCGAGGCGTGGTGTCGGTGTTCACCCCGACTCCGGACGGACTTCCGGGCAACGACGACCTCGGCGCCTTGTCGGGCTGGCTGGTATGGGCGATGCTCGGCATCTATCCGATGACGCCCGGCGCTCCCATGTACACGGTTGCAAGTCCGGTGTTCACTTCGGCTGTGGTGCATCGGCCGACCGGGGATCTAACGATTTCCGCCCCGAACGCTTCGACGACGGCCAAGTACGTGCAGAGCGCGACGCTGAACGGAGCGCCGCTTGATCGGGCGTGGTTCACGGAGTCGGATCTGCAGGACGGCGCGACTGTGACTCTGGCGATGGATGCGATACCCAACGTCGCATGGGGAGCCGCGCCCCAGGATGCCCCGCCGTCGGCAAGCACGCACGCGTTGGACGCGTTCGGCTGCGGCGGGTGATTCGCCTAGCGTGAGGTGGTGCTTCGCGGTTCCTTGCGCGCATCCGTCTCTTCGGTGCGAGCAGGGCGCTCGACCTCGGGGGCGATCAGGTCCGCGAGGCGAGCGAGCGAGCGTTCGATCTCATCGACGCGATCATCTTCGGCCCTGATCTGGTCGGCCATCAGCAGGCTTCCGCCGGTGACTGCGAAGACGAGCGTAGCCAGACCGGCGCTCGCAAGATACGGGATCTGGCGCGCGATTACGGGTTCCAGGCTGATCTTCAGATAGCCGATCAGCGCGGCTGCCGCAGCGGCTGTGATGAATCCGAGGCCGGCGATCAGTCGCCAGCGGCGGGTCGGTGTCGGCATGGCTTCCTCCTCGGGGTGCATCAGGTCATTGGATGTGGCTGCGCGCGCGCGCGCAGCGAGGCCGGCAGTGCGCGCGCGCCGTCTCCTTCTGGGGCCTGCATAGCTGAGCGCTGCGGGAAAAGCGATCGCCACGGCAACGATGCCCGTCCCCACGATTCCGTGCGCGGCCGCAAGAGCGTTTCCAAACGTGGTTGCAGGCCCAGTGGATGGAGACGGCGCCGGATTGGCTGGGGACGTCGCCGGCGATGGTGGATCGAAGTTTGGAATGCTCGGCTCGAAGGGGGCGAGATCTCCAGGAGAGAGAGTCTCGGTGGGCGTGGGGGTTGGAACAGGGGTGGGCGTTGACGTGGTTGTCGGAGTCGGCGTCGGCGTGGGGGATGCCGTGTGCGTCGGCGTCGGAGTCGGCGTGGGTGAGGGAGAAGGGCTTCCCGTCGGCAGCCCCGGGACGTCCGACGGCAGCGGCACTTGCGCGCGCGCGCCCGGAGCCCCGACCCAGGCGGCGGCGACAACGACCGCCGCGATCGCGATCGCCTGCAGCGCGCGCGCGATTCTAGGCACGCGGCTTCGCCTTTCGCGCGGCACGCGCTGCCGATCCCAAGTAGGACTCCTGCAGTCGCGCGGCCATGTCGCGAACCTCCGAGGGGCCGGCCTCTGAGATGATCTCACCCTTCTCGAGCACGTACGCGCGATTGGCGAGTTCCAGCGCCAGCACGTTCTGCTCGACTAAAAGCACCGAGACGCCGAGGTCGGTGTTGACTTGGCGGATGAGATCGAACGCGACCTCCGTCATCGATGGAGACAAACCCATCGATGCCTCGTCCACCAAGAGTAGCTCCGGCTCGGACATCAGCGCGCGCCCCAGCGCGAGCATCTGCTGTTCTCCTCCCGACAGCGTTCCTGCAAGCTGTTCCTGGCGATCGGCGAGCACCGGAAACGTCGTGAACGCGCGCTCGAGGTTCCGCTCGACGCGCGCGCGGTCGCGCCCGATTACCCACGCGCCGAGTTCGAGGTTCTGGCGCACGGTGAGATCGCGCAACATGCCGCGTCCTTCGGGCACCATCGCGAGCCCCCGCGAAACGAGTGCTTCCGGTGAGTGGCGAGTCACGTCGGCGTCTTTGAAGAACACTCTCCCCCGGATTGGTTTGAGCAGACCGACGATCGTCCGCATCGTGGTCGTCTTGCCGGCGCCGTTGGATCCCATGAGCGCGACGATCTCGCCTTTGGACACGGTGAGCGAAACTCCGTGAAGGACGACGAGCGAGCCGTAGCCGGCGAAGAGGCCGTCCACCTCTAAGAGCGCGCGAGATCCGGCGTCCATCACGCGGTCTCCAATGCAACGGCTGCCGCGCGCCGCACGGTCGCCGATCGTCCGAGGAATGACGTGACGACCCTCGGGTCGGTCGTCACTTGCGCAGCGGTCCCTTCGGAGATCAGTTTCCCCGACTCCAGGCAGTAGATGTAGTCCGACACCCGCGCGATTAGCGGGACGTGGTGCTCGATGACCAGGAGCGTCAGTTCGAGTTCATCGCGCAGTGCGAGCATCTCGTCTCCGAGTCCTCGCGCCTCCTCCGGCGAAATGCCGGCGGAGGCTTCGTCGAGCATCAGCAACTCGGGCCCTGCCGACACCGCGGCTGCGATTTCGGCCCGGCGCATCAGGCCGTAGGGGAGGTCGCCGACGCGCTGCCCGGCGAGTTCGGTAAGGCCGAAGACGTCCATTGCCGCCGCCGCCCGACGCCGCAGTTCGGCTTCGGTTCGCCCTGCCGCACCGAAGCCCAGGATTCCGAGCGATGCGGGGTACGCCGCAAGCCAGTGCTGCGCGAGCAGCATGTTCGTCTCGATCGACTCGGCGCGGAGTAAACCCATCTGCTGCCATGTGCGTGCGACGCCGAAGCCGGATCGCGCGCTATCGGCTTCTGCCAGCAGTTCGCGGCCGCGGAATCGCACCGAGCCGGTTGCGGGAGCGAAACCACCGACGACGTTGAACAACGTCGTCTTCCCCGCGCCGTTGGCCCCGATCAGCCCCACGACTTCACCACGTCGTACTTCGATGCTCACCGAGTCCAGCGCCTGCACGCCGCCGAAGCGGACGCAGACATCGCGGGCCTCAAGCAATGCCGGCGACGGCATTCGTAGCGAAAGCGCGCGCGGGACGCGACGGATGAACGCGGCTGCGCGCGCGCGTTCTTCGATCACGTTTGGGTCGATGTCTGCGAGCGCTGTCGACGCATCCTTGCTCCCGGTGGTCGAGCCGAACATCCGGTTTCCCAGACGAGTCAGCAAGCTGCCCAGTCCGCCTGGCAGCGAGACCACAACTACGACGAGCAGCCATGCGGCGATAAGGGGCGCGCGCCGCCCGAGGTCGATATTGAGGCCGCCGATCGTCTTGGGGACGAGTTCGGGGAGTGCGAGCAGCAGCGCCGATGACGCCAGAACGCCGATCCTCGAACCGACGCCGCCGACGATGACGATCGCGACGAGATTGAGTGACAGGTAGATGTCGAACGACGATGGGGTGCCGGCGCCGACCACGTAGATGAACATCGATCCGGCCACACCTGCGACCGCCCCGCTCACCGTGTAGGCGAGCAGCTTGGACGGTCCGGGCTCGACGCCGAAAGATGTCGCGCGCTCCTCGGAGTCGCGCACCGCGGCGAACGCCCGCCCGGCTTTCGTTCCTCGCACTCGCATGTCCACCCAGTAGGCGAACCCAAGCGCAGCCAGGGCGACGTAGTACATCGCTCGGTCGCTTTCGAAGGGCACGGGGCGATCGATCATCAACCCTGCGGATCCTCCCGAGAACCACTGCTGCCCGAACAGGAACTTCTCGGCGACGACGCCGAACGCCAGCGTCGTCACTGCGACTTGGAGGCCGCGGATCCGAAGGCTGGGCAACCCGGTCCCAGCGGCGACCAAGCCGCCGGCCACCGCCGCCCCCGCGACTGCGATTGGGAGGGGGAGTCCTCGAACCGCGAGGTTCCCCGCAACGAACGCTCCCACCCCGACGAACGCCCCTTGTCCGAGCGACATCTGCCCGGCGTGGCCGACCAGAGTGTTGAGGCTCATCGCCGCGGTGGTCTTGACCAGGATGACCGAGAGCACGAATGCCTTGCTCGGCATCGCGATAGGCATGAAGCAGACGAAGGCGGCCGCAGCGGCGCCTGCTAACCATCGGGGGTTCGCGGCGAATCTAGGCGCGCGCACCGAACAGCCCCCGCGGGCGCACCAACAACGTCGAAAGGATCAGAGCGAACACGACCAGGTCCGTGATTCCGCCCCCGCCGATGTAGCCGCGCGATAGCGACTCGGCGACTCCGACGATGAGGCTGCCCACGATTGCGCCCTGTACCGAATCCAAGCCGCCGATGATGGCTCCGGCAAGCGCGCGAATCGAGAACAGAGTCTGGTGAAACGGAACCAGCGCGCCGAACTGGGGGACCAGGATCACTGCTGCAAGACCGCTTAGGACTCCGCCCAGTCCCCATGCGAAGCGGTAGACGCGTGTCACCGGTACGCCGAGAACGCGCGCGACGTCGGGGTCGGCGGTGGCGGCAAGGACCGCAAGCCCGAATCGGCTGCGAGAGAAGAAGAAATACATCCCCGCTGCCGTCGTGCCGGCAAGGAGCATGGCCGTCAGGTTCGTGGTGGACAGCACCGCGTCCCCGACTGAGATCGATGCACTGCCGACCGACGACGGGTACGACTTGATGTTGAACCCCCAGATGGTCCCCTCGGTGTAGGTGAGGCCGAGAGCGATACCGAGCGTCACGACGGCGCCGGCTAGCGGCGGTCGACCTTCAAGGGGCCGGATCGCGTACCGCTCAACCACAATGCCCAGCACGCCGGCGAGCGCGACGCCGATTAGTGCCGCCAATGCGACCGGCATCCCGCGGTCGTGCAGCGTCCACGCAAGAAACATGCCGAAGGCGCCGATTTCGCCTTGCGCGAAAGACAGGACTTTCGATCCCTTGTAGACCAGAACGATGCCGACCGCCATCAACGCATAGGCGGCACCGCTGGCAAGCCCGATCAGCAGATACCCGAGCATGCCTCACCTAGAAGGTATTCCGGAACGTTCCAACCTGTTCCCAGTGGTCTCCCGCCTCTCTGAATTCCATGATCACGTTGGAGCCGATTCGCACACCGGGGCCGAAGTCCAGCGGTGCCCAGATCTTCGGAGTGGCGTGCAGGTTCTGGAACGCCGCGCGCAAGGTGTCGTGCCCCAGGTCGCGACCGGCCGCCTGCAGTGCCGCGGTGAGAACTTCGCCGAATCCCCACCCTACGACGCCGATGTCGTCCGGCTCCTGATTGTACCGCGCGCGATAGACGGCCTTGAATTCGTCCACGGCGGGGCTCGACAGCGAGGACCAGGGCGAGAACGCGCGCGCGTTCTTCATTGCGCCGTCGGAGTTACCGATTTGCAGAACTTGGTTGAAGTTCCACGATGGGGCGCATGCGAACCAAATGGGTAGGTACGCGGCCGCCTGCGCTTGCTGGGCGATCTTGATGATCGTCACCGGCGCCGCATACACCCAGACGACTTCGGCGTTCGCGCGTTTGAGGTTGAGCACGGTGCTGGAGTAGTCGTTCCCGTTCGGGTCAATTCGCTCCTCCGCTACGAGCGCGACGCCCTTTTCCTTCAGGCGCGCGCGCATCGCCTCGGTGCCGGGGACGGTGTCGGGGGCGTCGTCGCGAACGACAGCGGGCCGCTTGCCTTTGAGATCGCCGGTGGTGAAGTAGTCGGCGATAAGTCGTCCTTGCTCCTCGACGCCCATCACGGCGCCGAACGTGTTCGTCCAGCGTCCGCCTTTCTTCAACTCTTTGGCACCGAGCGGAACGATCAGAACGTGGGGGAGGTTCTCATCGTTGAGGAACTTCACGACGGTTGCCTCCACGTACGTGCGATCCATGATCAAGTAGACGAACGCCTGCTCGTTGATGCAATCGCGCGCGCGCGCCTTCGCGGTCGCCGGGTCGGACTCGGTGTCCTTGACGAGGAGTTGCACATTGCGCCCGTGAATGCCGCCCTTGGACGCAAGGTGTTCCCAGTACACGTTGACGCCCTTTTCCCAGTCGGTCGGAACCGGTGATGCGCCCGTTAAGGGAACGAGATAGCAGACGGTGATGGTCGTGTCGGTCACACCGGGGTGCGGACCGGGGGCAATAGGAGAGTTCTCCGTGCCGACGGAGGTGCGCGTCCGATTGATCCGGCCGTCCGGTGTCCGCGGCAGATCGCCCGGTGAAGCCGAAGGATCGAGGCCTGGGGACCAGGTGGGGTCGATCGGCCCGGTTGTCGTCTGTGGGGACTCGACGGAGTCGTTCGAGCCCGCGAGCATGCGTGAATCGAGATCCGGCGCCCAGCGCGCGCCGCACGCGGGAAGTAGCAGCGCGGTAAGGCCGAGAGCCGTGAGAGCCGCGCGGCGGTGCGAGGCCGGTCGCGCGCGACCGCATCTGCGGGAAACAAGAGAACGACAAGAAGCGGAATCGCGAAACACCCGCCCTCCCTTCACCTTGGCGAACTCTCGGCCCTCGCCGGTCTGCATGTCGGGTCCTTCACAGAACGTCCGCTGTTCTCACGAGGTCGCGTCCGAGTACTGCCTCGACCGCGAGGTACGCGGACTGCGCGCATCCGTCCGTTCCGGTGCTGTACTCCTGCGTCGTATCGCCGGCGATAAACAGACCTTTGATCGGGGTGCGCGGACCCGGTCGATGGTCGCCGTACCAGTCGATGGTCCGAGCCACACCGTCTACGACGGGGAAGAGCCTGGTTGTCGTCCACTCGGCCTTCGAGAGATCGAGGCCGGGGAACAGGCGCTCCAGTTCCCGACGCATCTTCTCCCCGAACTCCCGCATGTCGAAGTCGCCTTCGGCCAGCGTGGCGCTCGTGAGAACCTGTCGGCCCACGGGGGCTACCCCGAATGAATGATCCAGTTCGCTGATGAGGAGGTACTCGGAGAACTCGCGTAGTTGCGATCGAGGCACAAACACCCATGTATTGAGTGCCGCACCTGTCAACGTCTGCGGTCCGCCGCAGATAAGCAGCGCGAGACTGGATGAGGCCTTGCGTCCCTCGGCAACGCGGTTGAAGAATTCCGGCTGCGCGTCGACGACTTGGTCGTCGAGCAGGAAGCCGAGATCGAATGCCGGGGCGGTGTGTATCACCGCGTCGGCAGGGATGTGCCGGCCGTCGACGGTGGCCCCGGTTACGCGGCTCTCACCCGTCGGCTCGGCCTCTGTCGTGATCCTTTCCACCCGACTTCCGAGCAGAACTTCGCCGTTGTGAGTTGAAACGATATCGGCGAGCGCCTGGCTCAGTCTTCCGAAGCCGCCGTGCGGGTAGAGCACTGCTGTGGTTCGGTGCTTGTCGAGCCCCCGCCGCAGCAGCTTCATGCACAGCAGGAGGTCGCCTGCGGAGTTCGCATCGAGGTCGACGGTTGTCTGATAGCCGGCGGCGAATCCCTCGACAATGATCTCGGTTGCCTGCGGGCCTAGATTGAAGTCGGCGAGCAGCCGGCGAAGCGGAACCCTGCCGTACCGCTGGATGGCCTCCTCGGTGTCTATCTTCCTTGCGAACCTGTCGAATCTCGCGAGTTGAAGCTTCTGTTTGAGGCCGATGTAGTTGTACGCACTCAGCGACTGCCTGAAGGTGACGGGAGCTTGGTGCAGCCGGCCGTCTCCCATGAAGTGCGCCATGGGAAGCGGGCGGATGTCGGCGCGATCCCAAGCGCCGGTTTCCCGTAGCAGTCGCTCGAAGAAGCCGTTGCCACCCAGGGCGTGGTGGCCGAAATCAGGCCGGTACTCGCTCCATCGCTCGTCGGCCCACCCCCATTCGGATGCGGTGCGCGTCGCGGCCCGTCCGCCGACGAACGGATCGCTTTCGACGAGAGTGACTTGGATTCCGTTGTGGGCGAGTAGTGCCGCAGTTCCGCAGCCGGCTACTCCGGCGCCGACGACGACCACTCGCATTCTTTCGGTCTGCATCAATTCCTCCTGTCGGCGTGCGTGTTTCGCGCGTGCGCTAGAACGAACTTCGAAAAGTGCCGACCTGTACCCAATGGTCGCCGTCCTCGCGGAACTCGATGATCGAGTCGGTTCCGACTCTGCGATTGGGGCGGAAATCGAGTGGACCCCAGGTCGTCGGCGTTACCGACAGAGTCTGGAATGCCGTGCGGAATGAGTTGTAGCCGAGGTCCTTGCCCGCCTTTGCGAGCGCGGCATGCATGACCTCGCCCAAACCCCAGCCGATCAGTCCGATGTCGTCGGGAGCTTCGTTCGGGTACATCTCGGCGTATGCACGCTTGTAGGTGCTTGCGGCGGGGCTGGAGAGCGCCACCCACGGGGAGAACGCGCGCGCGCCCTTAAGCGCTCCGTTCGAGTTGGCGAGCTGAAGGACCATGTCGAAGTTCCAGGAGGGAGCATCTGCGAACCACACCGGATCGTATGCAGCCGCGTGCGCCTGCTGAGCGAGTTTGATGAGCGTTGTCGGAGCCATGTATGCGACGACGACCTCGGCGTTGGCTCTCTTGAGGTTCAGGACCGTTTGAGAGAAGTCGTTTCCCTGACCGTTGATCGCCTCTTCCGCAACCGCCTTCCGCCCGCGCTCGACAAGCCGAGCCTTGAAGAACGCGGCGAACGGAATGGCGTCGGGGACGTCTTCGCGAACGATCGCCGGGCGCTTGTTGGACAGGTCTCCGGTTGAGAAGTAGTCGGCGACGAGGCGACCTTGCGCGCGGTGGTCCATCGAGACGACAAACGTATTCCTGTTCTTCGACCCGGAGTTCATGGCGGTCGTGGGTGGTCCGAAGGTAAGTACGTGAGGAATCCCCTGGTCGTCCAGGAACTTGCTGAGGGCCGACATCACTTCAACGCGGTCCATTGTGTAGAAGCTGAATGCGCCCTCGTTGATGCAGTCCCGCGCGCGCGCCAAAGCTTCGGCTGTGTCCGACTTCGTGTCCTTGATGATGAGCCGGATGTTCCGCCCGTGCACTCCGCCTTTCCTGCGCAGGTAGTCCCAGAACGCGTTCACACCCTTCTCCCATGCCGTCGGAAGAGGAGAGGCGCCCGTCTCGGGCATCAGCACGCACAGCGTGATCTCTGTGTTCGTTACTCCGGGATGCGGTCCTGCGTCGCCGGTGACGGTGAGGCCTGAGCGCGGGCCGGTCGTGCGGGTCGTCCAGGACGGGGGTGACGTTTGAATTCCCCCGACCTCTTGCAGAGCGTCGGTGGTCGAAGGAGTCGGCGAGTCGCCGGAGGACGCGACCAACTCGCCGGCCGCGCGCGCGTCCTCTTGCGCCGTCCACCGAGCGCCGCAACTCGACGCAACGATCATGACGGCGAGCAGGACGCCCCATGCGCGCGCAACGCGAACACGAGCTCCGAAACGAAACACACGCGCTCCCCTCACCCTGACGAGCTCTCGCTTAGGAACTTGCGCTCCCGGCGGTGTTCGCTACTCGCTGCCCTCTCACGAGGCGTTTGGACGGTAGCACTCCGGTGCAAACAGGG from Actinomycetota bacterium carries:
- a CDS encoding ABC transporter ATP-binding protein; its protein translation is MDAGSRALLEVDGLFAGYGSLVVLHGVSLTVSKGEIVALMGSNGAGKTTTMRTIVGLLKPIRGRVFFKDADVTRHSPEALVSRGLAMVPEGRGMLRDLTVRQNLELGAWVIGRDRARVERNLERAFTTFPVLADRQEQLAGTLSGGEQQMLALGRALMSEPELLLVDEASMGLSPSMTEVAFDLIRQVNTDLGVSVLLVEQNVLALELANRAYVLEKGEIISEAGPSEVRDMAARLQESYLGSAARAARKAKPRA
- a CDS encoding ATP-binding cassette domain-containing protein — protein: MPSKAFVLSVILVKTTAAMSLNTLVGHAGQMSLGQGAFVGVGAFVAGNLAVRGLPLPIAVAGAAVAGGLVAAGTGLPSLRIRGLQVAVTTLAFGVVAEKFLFGQQWFSGGSAGLMIDRPVPFESDRAMYYVALAALGFAYWVDMRVRGTKAGRAFAAVRDSEERATSFGVEPGPSKLLAYTVSGAVAGVAGSMFIYVVGAGTPSSFDIYLSLNLVAIVIVGGVGSRIGVLASSALLLALPELVPKTIGGLNIDLGRRAPLIAAWLLVVVVVSLPGGLGSLLTRLGNRMFGSTTGSKDASTALADIDPNVIEERARAAAFIRRVPRALSLRMPSPALLEARDVCVRFGGVQALDSVSIEVRRGEVVGLIGANGAGKTTLFNVVGGFAPATGSVRFRGRELLAEADSARSGFGVARTWQQMGLLRAESIETNMLLAQHWLAAYPASLGILGFGAAGRTEAELRRRAAAAMDVFGLTELAGQRVGDLPYGLMRRAEIAAAVSAGPELLMLDEASAGISPEEARGLGDEMLALRDELELTLLVIEHHVPLIARVSDYIYCLESGKLISEGTAAQVTTDPRVVTSFLGRSATVRRAAAVALETA
- a CDS encoding branched-chain amino acid ABC transporter permease: MLGYLLIGLASGAAYALMAVGIVLVYKGSKVLSFAQGEIGAFGMFLAWTLHDRGMPVALAALIGVALAGVLGIVVERYAIRPLEGRPPLAGAVVTLGIALGLTYTEGTIWGFNIKSYPSSVGSASISVGDAVLSTTNLTAMLLAGTTAAGMYFFFSRSRFGLAVLAATADPDVARVLGVPVTRVYRFAWGLGGVLSGLAAVILVPQFGALVPFHQTLFSIRALAGAIIGGLDSVQGAIVGSLIVGVAESLSRGYIGGGGITDLVVFALILSTLLVRPRGLFGARA
- a CDS encoding ABC transporter substrate-binding protein produces the protein MLAGSNDSVESPQTTTGPIDPTWSPGLDPSASPGDLPRTPDGRINRTRTSVGTENSPIAPGPHPGVTDTTITVCYLVPLTGASPVPTDWEKGVNVYWEHLASKGGIHGRNVQLLVKDTESDPATAKARARDCINEQAFVYLIMDRTYVEATVVKFLNDENLPHVLIVPLGAKELKKGGRWTNTFGAVMGVEEQGRLIADYFTTGDLKGKRPAVVRDDAPDTVPGTEAMRARLKEKGVALVAEERIDPNGNDYSSTVLNLKRANAEVVWVYAAPVTIIKIAQQAQAAAYLPIWFACAPSWNFNQVLQIGNSDGAMKNARAFSPWSSLSSPAVDEFKAVYRARYNQEPDDIGVVGWGFGEVLTAALQAAGRDLGHDTLRAAFQNLHATPKIWAPLDFGPGVRIGSNVIMEFREAGDHWEQVGTFRNTF
- a CDS encoding FAD-dependent oxidoreductase, with the protein product MQTERMRVVVVGAGVAGCGTAALLAHNGIQVTLVESDPFVGGRAATRTASEWGWADERWSEYRPDFGHHALGGNGFFERLLRETGAWDRADIRPLPMAHFMGDGRLHQAPVTFRQSLSAYNYIGLKQKLQLARFDRFARKIDTEEAIQRYGRVPLRRLLADFNLGPQATEIIVEGFAAGYQTTVDLDANSAGDLLLCMKLLRRGLDKHRTTAVLYPHGGFGRLSQALADIVSTHNGEVLLGSRVERITTEAEPTGESRVTGATVDGRHIPADAVIHTAPAFDLGFLLDDQVVDAQPEFFNRVAEGRKASSSLALLICGGPQTLTGAALNTWVFVPRSQLREFSEYLLISELDHSFGVAPVGRQVLTSATLAEGDFDMREFGEKMRRELERLFPGLDLSKAEWTTTRLFPVVDGVARTIDWYGDHRPGPRTPIKGLFIAGDTTQEYSTGTDGCAQSAYLAVEAVLGRDLVRTADVL
- a CDS encoding ABC transporter substrate-binding protein → MFRFGARVRVARAWGVLLAVMIVASSCGARWTAQEDARAAGELVASSGDSPTPSTTDALQEVGGIQTSPPSWTTRTTGPRSGLTVTGDAGPHPGVTNTEITLCVLMPETGASPLPTAWEKGVNAFWDYLRRKGGVHGRNIRLIIKDTKSDTAEALARARDCINEGAFSFYTMDRVEVMSALSKFLDDQGIPHVLTFGPPTTAMNSGSKNRNTFVVSMDHRAQGRLVADYFSTGDLSNKRPAIVREDVPDAIPFAAFFKARLVERGRKAVAEEAINGQGNDFSQTVLNLKRANAEVVVAYMAPTTLIKLAQQAHAAAYDPVWFADAPSWNFDMVLQLANSNGALKGARAFSPWVALSSPAASTYKRAYAEMYPNEAPDDIGLIGWGLGEVMHAALAKAGKDLGYNSFRTAFQTLSVTPTTWGPLDFRPNRRVGTDSIIEFREDGDHWVQVGTFRSSF